In Panulirus ornatus isolate Po-2019 chromosome 18, ASM3632096v1, whole genome shotgun sequence, the DNA window GTTAACATTCGTGATGACATGGGTgtgatgttattatcattatttcatttcctAATGACGTGGCAACGAGCGTTGAAAGCTTAGCCGTAAACTATGTGAGGAATGGGTGCATGTTCCACACTTATCTCGGCGATCATTACCGATAACATCACTTTATTTATTATATGACAAGGACTACAGTTAGAAGCTTGATGGTGTGGCCTGATAAACTTTAAGTTTCAAAGTCGGAGATCAAGAATGGAGTGTGTATGAATATCAGTGTTATAAAGTACATGGAAAGCGGTCTACAATAGGCAAATTAAAACCCTTGGTGCTTTCTTATGATTCGTGACCCGTAACTCGACTCAAAACCACCACACCTCTTGCTGGTTGTGGCTGTGAACGAACGTTTGTGTTGCTGAAGCTGGCAAACAACAAAGGGGTGTAACGTAATATGCACTTTACAGGCTGATTTATCttactaataataatgaagatTAAGGCAAGATGATCCAGTCCCACCTTGCAAACCAGCTCGGAGCACCGTTACTCGATGCTTCATTCATGAAACTCGACCATTCAGGGTTCAGGTCAGGACTtcatataagaaaatatattacAGAACTGCTTTTTCTAGCACGCTCATAGTCGTTTACCGTTATGATGTGCAAGACCTGTACTTATGAACAAACTAGTTCAAGTGTTCATGTGAGTAGTGAGGTGGCGGCGAGAGCAGGAAAGACAGCAAGGTGGTTGGGAGGTAATATAGTAAAGAGGTAAGTATTAGGGAGCTGTGGGGAAGTAACATGAAGGATAGACAATTGTTGGTGAGGCGGTGGGGAGAGGACAGGAAACTACTGATGAGGCGGTGGGAAGGTAATTACATGGATTGTAAGTGACGCGGAGGGGAGGTTACTTGAGGGGACAGACAAGTGTTAGTGAAGCGATAGGGAGGTAACGTGAGGGACAGGTAAGTGACAATGAGGCGCGGGAAGGGTAATATGAAGGACAGACAGATGAAGCGTGACAAGAATGGTTTATACTCTCATAAGCGTTTTTATGCAGCCCTCATGATtatccacaaactcttcattttcaacaatataaaagaaaattccCTGTAAGTTACACAACATACATAATGGACATTCAAGTTTGGGGGGAATATGAGAAGGGATTTAGTTGAGAATAGAAGTACATAGACTCAAAATGATGAGGCGCAGTGCGGGCTTAAGACCAGATGACCGGAGTTTAATTCTAAATGTGGAGGACCTAGTGAAAGCAAGATGGTTTTAGATGCCTGGAATTACTGTGGCAGTGGATAGAAACGTAGGGGTTGGAATGAGATGAGTCACAGTATGGAAGATGGTGTCAGCGTTTTGAAAGCCTTAAATATCATATGTGAGGCTAGATCAATGTTTGTTatggcaaaaatggctatgtttgaaggtacattaCTTCCAACACTGATGTACTGATGTCAATTCTGGATCTTGAATACAAAAGCTAGCAAGAGGGCGGACGTAGTGGAGATGATAAGCCTAAGTGACGTGAGGCAGGTTTATTATATTAGGAATGATAGCATAGGAAAGAATAAGTGTAGCCTGACTGAGAGAACTGACTAGGGCGTGCTGAATCAGTTCTGACTTACGGAGGGGATGAACAAAGAGaaactgaccaagaggatctacgGGTCAGAAATGGACAGAGCAAGAGAGAAAGGCATACGGAAATTGGgatagaaggatggagcaaaagggGGGTTTTAAGTAAggggtatgcatgggatagaatgtacTTGATCCACGTGGTATCAGATATACTGGGGGAAATGTATTGTGCATGAGCTGAAACATGGCATATGGTTTGGAATTTACGGCTTCACTTCTTTGTAGATGTATTTTCCGTACGTTTATCACACTTAACAAATGTCTCGTGTCTTGACATGTTGAATTTTCGCGGCAGATtcatacgatgatgatgatgatgatgatatatgtaaaaaaaaaaattgccctctTCTTCGTAAAGGTATCATCTGTATTTACAACATTTACACGTTAAATCCATAGTCCAAGTTCTTTGGGAAGCTGTAGAAAAAGTATCCTAACACAGGTGCCTATAATCTCTACCACTTCCTCCATCATCTCCAAGctaactcactctctcttagcCATGCCTCCAGGTTAACTCTCGCATCCGTGTCTCGGACGAATTATATACAAGTGCAAGAAATTATGATAAACTAGAATGAGTGAGAGGTCACTACTAACCTTTCAGCAGTAACCGTGTTTAGcagttttttcatttcatttgtcttttaGTTGACAGTCATTAACACGACTAATATCTTTATTCTGATATTTACAGAACTTAGCAGGTATGAATCATTATCATTTGCCAGTGTTTTTTGCACACTGTttggtaataacaatgatagatgTTGAATGAAAAATTTCGCAGAGAACATCTTATAAACACAGCTATTAGATCAAGAATATAGGTGTGCTACATCATGCCTTTCTGTATGTTCTGCATGTCAGTGCAGATTGTTTTTTTACATGATTTCAATTGACATTGACTGGGTTTAGGTGCTAGATTCTGAGCAGGTACCACTAGTTCACCAAACTTCATTGCAGCATCGATAAGCTACTGTAGCGTTTGGCTTTTTTGTTTCCCTTGTTAGAGAAGGCAAAAATTCTCAGCTTGAAATTCTGGATGTATATACCTCACAGCATGTAATCTCATGCATCTGTGCACGCCAGATCAAGGACATTGAAACAAATTGCTACTAAAAATGAAACATGGGgaccaatgggaacatcggtgaaggggctaatgggaaggtgataacaagtagtggtgatgtgagaagatgtcatcttcactacacacacacacacacacacacactcatacacacacacacacagatatttttTTTAGTCAGTTGCCAGATGTTGACAGGCGCGATGTCTGATgaacaccacgacacacacacacacacacacacacacacacacatacacacacacataacactcaaATCTTTGGAGCCTCGACGATCTTGGTTTTTCCCCATTTGAGAATGATAAAAAATTTTTACCCCTCAGGGTGTACAAAAAAATAAATTACACGTTATGCCTGATTATCTACAACTGTCCATCCGTTTCGTGCAGGTGCTAGCATTCGTGATGGCGTTGGGCGACATGCTCATCACAAACCAGTAGGTTCACTTGGAGAGATACTTACAGGAGCGCCACGTTCAGGCGAATACCGTTCACATTCCCCTCGTCGGACTACTGAAGCCTCAGCCTTTGTCCCTACACGCCGCGGAGGTCCCACAAGTCAACAACCTGTTCCTCCAGAGTCTGATGACCATCTACTACAGCGTAAGGAACGTCCTTAAGCTGTACAATATGTCAAACAGGCCGGTGGAGCAGCTGACGCTCGTGGGGCATCTGTCGAGTGCTCTGGGTCCTTTAGTGCTACGCCAGGTGCTGTACTGGGTTGGGCTAGCTCTTTGGGTGATGTTCTTCTTCAGGTGGAGAATTCCTGACATGACCCAGTTCCTGCAGGAGGAACACGAGGATCTCCATCAGGACGATTCCCTGGAGGAGGACTACCCCGTGGGCCAGCGGGTTGACCACCCCATGTCCCTGCTGGAAGGAATACGAGGATCTCCATCAGGACGATTCCCTGAAGGAGGACTACCCCATGGACCAGCGGGTTGACCAACACATGTCTCTGCCGGAGGAACACGAGTCCCTGCAGGAAGACCAACCCGTGGACCAGCAAGCTGACCACCCCATGTCCCTGCCCGAGGAACACGAGTCACTGCAGGAAGACCAACCCGTGGACCAGCAAGCTGACCACCCCAAGTCCCTGCTGGAGGAACACGACTCCCTACAGGAAGACCAACCCGTGGACCAGCAAGTTGAACATCCGATGTCCCTGACGGAGGAACACGAGTCCCTGCAGGAAGACCAACCCGTGGACCAGCAGGATGACCACCCCATGTCTCTGCCGGAGGAACACGACTCCCTGCAGGAAGACCAATCCGTGGACCAGCAGGATGACCACCCCATGTCTCTGCCGGAGGAACACGACTCCCTGCAGGAAGACCAACCCGTGGACCAGCAGGATGACCACCCCATGTGTCTGCCGGAGGAACACGACTCCCTGCAGGAAGACCAATCCGTGGACCAGCAGGATGACCACCCCATGTCCCTGACGGAGGAACACGACTCCCTGCAGGAAGACCAACCCGTGGACCAGCAGGATGACCACCCCATGTCCCTGACGGAGGAACACGACTCCCTGCAGGAAGACCAATCCGTGGACCAGCAGGATGACCACCCCATGTCCTGCTGGAGGAACACGACTCCCTGCAGGAAGACCAATCCGTGGACCAGCAGGATGACCACCCCATGTCCCTGCGGAGGAACACGACTCCCTGCAGGAAGACCAATCCGTGGACCAGCAGGATGACCACCCCATGTCCCTGCGGAGGAACACGACTCCCTGCAGGAAGACCAACCCGTGGACCAGCAGGATGACCACCCCATGTCCCTGACGGAGGAACACGACTCCCTGCAGGAAGACCAACCCGTGGACCAGCAGGATGACCACCCCATGTCCCTGACGGAGGAACACGACCTCCCTGCTGGAAGACCAATCCGTGACCAGCCAAATAACCAACACCATGTCCCCCTGCTGAGGAACACGACTCCCTGCAGGAAGACCTAACCCGTGGACCAGAAGATGAACCACCCCCATGTCCCTGCAGGAGGAACACGAACTCCCTGCAGGAAGACCAACCCGTGGACCAGCAGAATGACCAACCCATCATGTCTCTGCTGAGGAAACAACGACTTCCCTCAGGAAGACCAACCCGTGGACCAGCAGGATGACCACCCCATGTTCCTGACAGGAGGAACAACGACCCCCTGCAGGTAAACCAAACCGTGACCAGCAGATGACCACCCATAAACCCATGTCACTGCCGAGGAACACGACGCCCTGCAGGAAGAACAATCCTGGACCAGCATGATGACCACCCCATGTCTTCTCTCTGCCGGAGACACACGACTCCCATGCAGGAAGACCAATCCGTGGACCAGCAGGGATGACCACCCCAAGTCTCTGCCCGGAGGAACACCGACTCCCGCAGGAAGGCCAATCCCGTGGGACCCCAGGAATGACCACCCCATGTCTCCTGCCGGAGGAACACGACTCCCTGCAGGAAGACCAATCCGTGGACCAGCAGGATGACCACCCCATGTCCCGCTGGGAGGAACACGACTCCCCCTGCAGAAGACCAACCCGTGGACCAGCAAGTTGAACATGCCCGATGTCCGGACGGAGGAACAACGACTCCCTGCAAGACAGACCAATCCGTGGACCAGCAGGATGACCACACACCCATGTGTCCCTGCCGAGGAACACGACCTCCCATGCAGGAAACCAATCCTAGACCAGCAGGATGACCACCCCTGTCCCTTCCGGAGGAACACACTCCCTGCAGGAAAGACCAACCCgtgaccagcccccccccccgaatAGACCATACCCATGCCCCTGTCAGAGGAACACGAGTCCGTGAAGGAGGACCACGTCCAACATCGGCAGCAGGACCATGTACAGCCTTTGCCGTCCTGGAGGCAGAGAGGGCTCCAGCGGCCCCGGCAGCTGAACCATGAACAGCTccggcagcaggaccacgtccagcacTGGCGGCAGGACCGCGTCCAGCACCGGCGGCAGGACCGCGTCCAGCCCGGCAGCAGGACCATGTCCAGCCCCTGCAGCagtccagcaccagcagcaggaccacgtccagccacggcagcaggaccacgtccagccccggcagcaggaccacgtccagccccgacagcaggaccacgtccatcCCCGGCAGAAGGGCCGCTGGAAGGAACGGGTTGAGATTTCCCTACGTGATCAGGAATGTCACCTGCTGAACTACAAAGACGCCATTGAAAACAGATTCGGCGTCGAGATCAAGTTCACAGGAAAAGACTTCGTTGTCGTGGTAGGTTCCAGAATGTCAGCAACTTACGCCTGCGAGGAAATCGTTCGTAGGCTCAAGCTccggcagcaggaccacgtccagccccggcagcagggtAACGTCCAGCACcgacagcaggaccacgtccagcaccagcagcaggaccacgtccatccccgtcagcaggaccacgtccatcCCCGGCAGCAGGACtacgtccagccccggcagcaggactaCGTCCAGCCCTGGCAGCAGGACTACGTCCAGCCCTGGCAGCAGGACTACGTCCAGCCCTGGCAGCAGGACtacgtccagccccggcagcaggaccacgtccagccccggcagcaggaccacgtccagcaccGGCGGCAGGACCGCGTCCAGCACCGGCGGCAGGACCgtgtccagccccggcagcacgGCAACGTCCAGCCCCGGCAGTACGGTAACCTCCAGTcccggcagcaggaccacgtccagccccagcagcaggaccacgtccagccccggcagcaggaccacgtccagccccggcagcaggaccacgtccagcaccGGCGGTACGGTAACCTCCAGCCCCGGCAGCACGGTAACCTCCAGCCCCGgtagcaggaccacgtccagcaccggcggcaggaccacgtccagcaccGGCGGCAGGACCgcgtccagccccggcagcaggacaacgtccagccccagcagcagggccacgtccagccccagcagcaggaccacgtccagccccggcagcaggaccacgtccagccccggcagcaggaccacgtccagccccagcaGCAGGGCCACGTCCAGCCCCAGCAGCAGGACCGCGTCCAGCACcgtcagcaggaccacgtccagccccggcagcacgGTAACCTCCAGCCCCGGCAGTACGGTAACCTCCAGCCCCGGCAGTACGGTAACCTCCAGCCCCGGCAGCACGGTAACGTCCAGCCCCGCCGGCGGCAGGACCgcgtccagccccggcagcaggaccgcgtccagccccggcagcaggacaacgtccagccccggcagcaggacaacgtccagccccggcagcaggacaacgtccagccccggcagcaggacaacgtccagccccggcagcaggaccacgtcaaACCTTCAGCAAGAGGGCGGCCGCGGGTGTGAGGTGGTAGAAATGATCACCGGGAGATAAACTTCCCTTGTCACATGTGTATCCCTCCCAGGCATTCTTTTTGATTATATTGGTATGTTATATATGTACATCAGATTATATGATATGCAAACGCAAATCACCATCGTGTCGAAGCTAGGCTACCACTGATGGGCTGTAATCTACACCTATTACTGAGTATGGAATCAGTCTTACATCTACTAGTCTAATATCGACTAGGCTTGGATCACCCATTACTAACTTAATATGGAATTAGTACTACATTAACTAGGCTTGGATCACCCATTACTAAGGTTATAGAATTAGTACACCCACTACTAAGGTTATAGAATTAGTATAATATTTACTAATCTAACATTAGTCAGTCTAACATTAACTAGGCTGGGATCATCATGGCTAGTTCACAAGAGACAGTATCTTAGGTATGTTTAACATCCTCACCTGTGGTTTATTAGTGTTATGAACAGCTTCCTTCGAGTGTCTCTTTCATACCATGCTTATGGGTAGTAACTAGAACATTCTTCAGGTCTTCGTGTTAAATTAGTCTCGTCTTGGGTTCTTGTTATGCGTTCAGTCTTCCCACTCTCAGTAGCCCACTGTTGAGCTTAATTACGGTTCCGTCTCTCGTTCGACAGGGTGGTGTGGAACTCATGGTCATGTAAGGCTTGAAGTTCCCAGGCGTTTACTTACATCAGCCTTATGATGGGTGTGAGATAATCcctctctacccccacagctcgaACCGGGGCTTTACGTATAACTCAGAATGGTGTCGAGGGCTCGCCTTGAACCCCACGGTTCGGTCTGCAATCTTGCCCATTATTACCGTTTAACGATGAAGTCGGAGGCTGGTTTCGACCATCTGAGCTGGGACTGGTATCAAAGCTGCTGTGTTACTTCTCTTGCTGTACGAATGGGCTTAGTCGATCATTTTTGGAATTGAAATCTCTATAGCTATATTAGCTACACTGCTGTTTATatactagcatatatatatatatatatatatatatatatatatatatatatattgtaattccATGGAGTGCAGTCATATGAATAATGCAGTTATCATGTGGCGAGTTATGAGATGGGTACCTGCTATGCATTAGCTCGGGTGTAACCTTCCCGAAAGTCTCCATTTAACTACTAAATAATCCCCTAATTAGATGACCAGGCGTGACGTATGCCTACTGTCATTTGTAAACATGAGAATGAAATCATCGTTAGGTAAACCCGTACTAGAACATTTGCATATCTTCTTTGagcaagtctttctttttttatgtcttgTATTTGTAtgagtttatgtgtgtttgtgcgtatacATCTGTGCGCACCGATGTGTGACCGATGCCTCTCtaggtaataatatatatatatatatatatatatatatatatatatatatatatattcaatgatactctctccaactctcatttgccctttttttcacctcttgcacctttctcttgacctcctgtctctttcttttatacgtctcccactcaattgcattttttccctgcaaaaatcgtccaaatgcctctctcttctctttcactaatactcttacttcttcatcccaccactcactaccctttctaatcaacccacctcccactcttctcatgccacaagcatcttttgcgc includes these proteins:
- the LOC139754894 gene encoding uncharacterized protein, which encodes MGWSSCWSTDWSSCRESCSSSRTWGGHPAGPRIGLPAGSRVPPSGTWGGHPAGPRVGLPAGSRVPPSGTWGGHPAGPRIGLPAGSRVPPADTWGGHPAGPRVGLPAGSRVPPAETWGGHPAGPRIGLPAGSRVPPAETWGGHPAGPRVGLPAGTRVPPSGTSDVQLAGPRVGLPVGSRVPPAGTWGGQLAGPRVGLPAVTRVPRAGTWGGQLAGPRVGLPAGTRVPPAETCVGQPAGPWGSPPSGNRPDGDPRIPSSRDMGWSTRWPTG